The genomic interval GCCTATCTCGTCACGTTCCGCCCACTGGGTGCCGCTGGCGCGGGTGGATACGGCATCGGAGATTTCGGCGTTGATCACTGCGGCCACGGGGCCGTCGTTCAGGGTCCCGTCGTCGCTGGTGCAGGCAGCAAGGGCGAGTGCCAGTGCCAAGGTTGCAAATAATCTTGTCTTCATCGTTCCTGTATCTCTTATGATTCTTTTTTAACTTTTACAGTTCGGCATCCACATTGCCGCCGTCCACCGTTTCCCAGTCGGTAATCTCTCCGGTGAAGCCCGCCTCGCCCGGGGTCCCGGCCAGGGTGCCGCCGAGGGTCAGGGGCACGGTCTTGCCGTCGTTGAAGCCATGGAGGGCCGCCGTGAGGTCGCTATTGAGAGATGTAGGCTGCGGGTTGCCGTCCGTGTAGGTCAGCGTGGCGGTGAGCCGCTGCGCGTCGCCCGCAATGCCGAGCAGCCGCACGGTCGCCGTCCACTTGCCCGCATCGTCGCCCGAGGTTATCTCGGTGAAGTGCAGCTCCACCTCCGAGGGCGTGCCGTGGGTGCCCGTCGAGAAGTCCAGCGAGCCCGCCGCCCCGCTCAGCGTCCCCACGATGGCCTCTACCCTCTCCGCCGCATCGCCCGTCGGCTCGATGACGAGGGTAAGCTCGCGCACCTGCTGGTGCATCACGGCGGTCAGTTCGCAGTCGGTGTCGGCCTCTATCGCCACCTCCTGCACGGAGGTGAAGAGCCAGCCGGGGGCGCTGCTGATGTATGCCCCGCTGCCTGCTTCCCGGACGACGGCGGCCGTCGTGCCGCTTACCGTGATGTTCTCGGGGGTGTTGCAGGCCGCAAGGGTATAGATGCCCGGAGTGAAAAGGCAGTCCGGCGAGTGGGTCGCACCGGTCTCCGTGCCCGTATAGCCGCCCATCGTCACGGTCCACTCCGCAGGGATGGCCACGCCCTCGCCCCGGCCGCTCCAGTCGGCGGTCACCGCTATGCTGCCCGTATCGGGATGCGGCGTGTCATGCAGTTCGTCCTTCACGCAGCCGCCCAGCGTGAGCAGCAGCGCGAGGGTCAGCATCGTTGTCGTATATCCTGTCGTTGTCTTCATATTCTCCTCCTTTCGCTAAAACAGCTTCCACACCAAGGTCACGCCGGCGTTGATCGGGCCCCACCAGTGCTTCGTCTCCGTACCACGGCGGACCCGCACGCCGTCTGTCACATCGTATCTCTCCGTATCGGCGTTCAGGAAGCCCAGTCCGAGGGTGAAGTCCATCGAGAGGGCTTCGGTCAGCGGCAGCCGGTAGCCGCCCGTGATGCCGCCGCCCAGAAGGTCGCCCTGACGGCCCGTTGCGGAGAGCTTGTAGTTGAACTGCCCCGCCTTGAACATCGCACCCAGATAGCCGCGCTTCGTTTCGCCCAGGTACCAGCGCACCTCGGGAGCCACCTCCCACAGGGCGTAGCGGCGGGCGTTGTCCTGCCAGGTCCACGAGGTCCACGAGCCGTTCACCATGATGCCCACGGAGGGGCTGATGCGCCACTCGACACCGACATCGGGCGTGAGCGTCGCCCAGCGCAGCAGGTTCGCCCGCAGGGCAAAACGGTAAGGGGCGGATGGTTGGGATTCCAACGGAGCGGCGGTTATCTCCTGGGGCTGTTCAGCTTGCCCTGCCGCCTGTTCTTTGGCAAGTCTGT from uncultured Alistipes sp. carries:
- a CDS encoding FimB/Mfa2 family fimbrial subunit; translation: MLTLALLLTLGGCVKDELHDTPHPDTGSIAVTADWSGRGEGVAIPAEWTVTMGGYTGTETGATHSPDCLFTPGIYTLAACNTPENITVSGTTAAVVREAGSGAYISSAPGWLFTSVQEVAIEADTDCELTAVMHQQVRELTLVIEPTGDAAERVEAIVGTLSGAAGSLDFSTGTHGTPSEVELHFTEITSGDDAGKWTATVRLLGIAGDAQRLTATLTYTDGNPQPTSLNSDLTAALHGFNDGKTVPLTLGGTLAGTPGEAGFTGEITDWETVDGGNVDAEL
- a CDS encoding DUF3575 domain-containing protein; its protein translation is MRTIATAVCAFLLLPLSAQERPDTVYTFRFVPQKDMFYVPWGGNDTELERLLQCVERYREDILSGEAPLYVDGWCNSLDGERENLRVAAIRSNRVKSELIVRGGIKEECFITRNHASDGDFVIVRLTVPAPEASAAESDGPGEAEAERLAAERAEQERKAAEERRRAEEARRAAGQAEADRLAKEQAAGQAEQPQEITAAPLESQPSAPYRFALRANLLRWATLTPDVGVEWRISPSVGIMVNGSWTSWTWQDNARRYALWEVAPEVRWYLGETKRGYLGAMFKAGQFNYKLSATGRQGDLLGGGITGGYRLPLTEALSMDFTLGLGFLNADTERYDVTDGVRVRRGTETKHWWGPINAGVTLVWKLF